A stretch of DNA from Variovorax paradoxus:
CAGATTCAGTTGCACAAGCGACGGAACACCCGGGAGGTCGGTCAGTGGTTGTGCGTTGAACGTCGCCAACACCTTCAGCTTGCCGCCTTTGATGTGGCCGATCGCGCTCGTGAGGTCCGCGATCATGACGGGCACCACGCCGGCCATCACGTCCTGCAGCGCTGCCGCGCCGCCCTTGTACGGCACGTGCGCCAGCTTCAACTGCGCTTGGTCCTTTAGGAACTCCAGCGCGACATGGTGCGGTCCTCCGATGCCCGACGTGGCCACCGGAAACTTTTCGGGCGTCGCGCGCATGTCCGCGACCAGTTGGCGGACGTCCTCGTAGCCCGAACCGGGATGGACCGCCAGCAGCAGCGGCACGCGAGCCAGCAGGCCGACCGGCGCGAAATCCCGGACGGGGTCGTAGGGTAACTTCGCGTAGAGGGCCGTGCTGAACATGATCGTTCCCGGGTCTGCGGCCAGGATCGTGTAGCCGTCCGGCGTGGACTTGGCCACGTAGTCGGCGGCGATGGTAGTGCCCGCGCCCGGTTTGTTGTCCACCACGAGGGGCTGGGCCATCTGCTTTTGCATCTGGGTTCCGACCAGCCGGGCCACGATGTCGGTTCCCCCTCCTGCGGGCGTTCCCACGACCCACTTGATCGGGCGCGACGGAAACGACTCTTGCGAGCGCGCAGGTCCGTGGACGGCGCATGCGAGGACGATCGAAACTGCCAGCAGCTTTCTCATGCGTTGTCTCCGTCTGTGAGTGCCGGATTGTTCCGGGTGATGCGCTCGGCAGCGGTCCACGTGTTCGATAGATGAAATCGGCCTGATGTCCCCGCAGATCGGAGCCGGCGAACGGGCGGCGTGCGGGGGCGCCTGCGGTCCGTGCGCCGGCATCGACATGGCTCCGGATGCCCGATTGGACACGGCCGCCGCGCGAGCTCAGGCGACAGGCGTGGTCTTCGGCTGCTGGGGACTCGCCTGTCGTCATGCCGGCGCGTCCGCTTCGCGCATGCGCCGATCTGCTGGCGCTAGCGAGGCGGATCTTGGTCGTCGGCGACCTTCGCGAGCAGTGATAGCAACAGCGTCCGTTCGCGTGCCGACAGGCACGCCGCTATCTTCTTTTCGAAGGATTGACTTGCAGCCTGATAGAGGTCGAGGTCCGCGTTCCCTCGATCCGTCAGGTGGAGCGCATAAGCACGGCGGTCCTCGGTGGCGTTCCGCGACACGAGGCCCATGCGTTCAAGTTCGTCCACCACCTTGACGGTGCCAGGTCCCTTGATGCCGAGCAGTCCGCCTAGCGCCGCTTGGCTGATGCCGGGGTTGGCGCCGATGGCACAGAGCGCAGCGAAGCGAGCTGGCGAGAGATTGCCGCCGAGGTGAAGAACGAGAGCTTCGTCGCAGCGCACCTGGGCGCGCTTTATCGCATAGGCGAGGGAGCCGCTCAGGAGATCCCCGCGCTTGGCGGATCTCGTCGCCGGCGGCACGCCATCCCTGCCTCGCGCAGCGCCTGTCGCGCTGGCCGGGTTGGCGTCCTTTGTGCGGACGGGAGCGGGACGGGTGGACGTTCGGGTCACAGGCAGCCGATAGGACATGAAGATCGTTCAATTGTAGTTGACGGTGAACAGTGCTCTGGGTACATTGATTCCAGGCAAATGATTTGCTAGGCGAACTATAAATAGCCGGGTCGGCCGCGCAGTGGCTTCGATAGCGCTGACGGCTCACAGCAGCAAGAGTCATGTCCGGATACCGAAATGGAACCCCGACTCGAGTCCGCTGAATGCCGAGAATCGGCTGGCCCTTGAAGTCGACAGAAGGAGACAACGTGAAAAAAATCCATTCAGTGCTCGTCGCCGCCGCTTGCGGCCTTTGGATCGGCGCCGCGCACGCGGACATCAAGGTGGGATTTACGGCGCCGCTCTCGGGGCCGGCGGGCGCCATCGGCCAGGACCAATACGACGGCTTCATGCTTGCGATCGAGCGACTGCAGGGCAGGCTGGGTGGCCAGTCGGCAGCGGTGCTCAAGGAGGACGACCAACTCAAGCCGGAAGTGGGTCTGCAGGCCGCTCGCAAGTTGATCGAAAAGGAAAAAGTCGACGTCCTCGTGGGCCTGGGCTACACCAACGTCTTCATGGCCATGGCGCCGCTCGTCACACAGTCCGGGGTCGTGGCCATCGGAACCAACGCAGGCCCGCAGGCCGTTGCCGGGGCGGGATGCAAGGCGAACATCTTCGCCATGACCGGTCAGAACGACGGTCCGTCCGAGGCGATGGGCATGTACGCCCAGCAGAAGCGTTATGACAGGACCTTTCTGCTCGCGCCCAACTACCAGGCGGGCAAGGAGATGCTGGCGGGCTTCAAGCGGCACTACAAGGGAAGCGTCGCTGACGAGGTCTACCCGCCGTTGAATCAGTCCGACTTTTCCGCGGAGATCGCGCAGATCCAGGCAGCCCGTCCCGATGCGCTGTTCATCTTCTTGCCCGGAGGCATGGGCATCAACTTCATCAAGCAAATGAAGCAGGCCGGCCTGCTGGGCCGCGTGCCCGTGATGTCGGTTTTCACCGTTGACGGAACCACGCTCCCGGCCTTGAAACAGCAGGCTGAAGGCGTGCTCGCCGGCGCGATGTGGGATGCGGCCTCGGACGGCAAGGAGGCGGCCGAATTCAAACAGGCTTTCGCCGCGAGATACAAGCGTATCCCGAGCCTGTACGCGGCCGTGGGTTACGACGCCGGCAATCTGCTGAACGTGGCGATCGCGAGACTCAACGGAAACGTGTCGGACAAGGTGGCCTTCGCTGCCGCCGTCAAGGCGGCCGGCTCGGAATTCAGGTCGGTGCGCGGCGCCTTCCGCTTCAACACCAACAACATGCCGGTGCAGGACTACCATGTCTACCAGGTGGTGAAAGCCGGCACGGACGTCACGATGGCGCAGGTGGCGACGCCCGTCAAGGCGCATCCGGATTCCTATCACGCGCAGTGTTCCCTGAAGTGATGGGTCCATGAGCCTCACGCTGTTCATTGCCCAGTTGCTGAACGGACTTCAGTTCGGCGTTCTGTTGTTCCTGCTGGCCGCCGGGCTGACGCTGGTGTTCGGCATCATGAGTTTCATCAATCTCGCCCATGGCTCCCTCTACATGGTCGGGGCGTATGCCGCCGCAGTGGCGGGTGCGAAGACCGGCTCCTTTGCCGTGGCGGTGGCGGCGGCGCTCATAGCGGGCGTTGCGGTTGGTGCGCTGCTAGAGAGGCTCGCGGCGTCCCGGCTGTACCGCCGGGATCATCTGGACCATGTCCTGGCCACGTTCGGACTGGTGATGTTCTTCAATGAACTTGCCCGCATGATCTGGGGCCCCCAGCCGATCTTCATCTCGTTGCCGGAAAGTCTGTCGGGAACCGTGGCGCTTCTGGGATTTTCCTATCCGTCCTATCGCTTCCTGATCATCGCAACCGGGTTGGCGGTGGCCATGGCAAGCCAGTGGCTGATCCGCCGCACGAGATGGGGCATGCTCATCCGCGCCGGCTCGTCGAATCCCGACATGGTCTCGACACTGGGCGTGAACATCGGGCTGCTCAATGCAGGCCTGTTCACGCTCGGCGCGGCGCTTGCAGCGTTGGCAGGCGCCATGGCCGCGCCGATCCTTTCGGTGCAAAGCGGGATGGGCGATGGCGTATTGATCACGACGCTGGTCGTCATCGTGATCGGCGGGATCGGCTCCGTTGCCGGTGCGTTCTGCGCGAGCCTGCTCGTCGGCGTGGTGGACACCATGGGACGCAGCTACCTGACCCTGCTGTTGCGCGAGGTGGCCGATCGCGACGTCGCCAATGCGGCAGGACCCGCGCTGGCATCGATGTTGGTCTACCTGCTGATGGCCATCGTGCTTGCATGGCGCCCGCAAGGGCTGTTTCCCGCCACGGGGAGGCCGTCGTGACCGGGCGTGGAACGCTTCCGCTTCGCGCCGGTGCGCTGGTGGCGCTGGCGGCGATCCCCCTTGCGGCCATGGCGATGGGCGAGAGCTTCTACCTGGCCTTCGGCGCGCGTGTGCTGATCTACGCCATCGCTGCGGTCGGGCTGAACATCGCGCTGGGCTTCGGCGGCATGGTGAGCCTGGGACATGCCCTGTTTCTCGGACTGGGGATGTACAGCGTGGCGCTGCCCGCACATTTCGGCATCGACAGCGGCTGGATTCACCTGGCCTTGACTGTCGCGTCCTGTGCACTGGCGGGAACGCTTACCGGCTGGATCAGCCTGCGCACGGCCGGCATCGCGTTCATCATGATCACGCTGGCCTTTGCCCAGATGGGCTTCTTCGTGCTCGTGAGCCTCAAGCAGTTCGGGGGCGACGATGGACTGGCCGTTGCGGCGCCGAGCAACTTCGGTCGGTTCGGATTGGATTCCCCGCTTGCGGTCTACATCGCGGCCTTCGCAATGCTGCTGGGATTGTTGATCTGGACCGACCGTCTTCGCCAATCGTCCTTCGGCATGGCGCTGCGCGCCTGCCGCCAGAGCGGGCGGCGCGCCGCCTCGCTGGGCATCATGCCTCGCAGGTGTCTGCTGGCAGCCTACGTCTTGTCAGCGGTCATCTGCGGCATTGCCGGCTTGCTGTTGGCGAACTTGAACGCTTACGTCTCGCCAAGCACGATGTCGTGGTTCGTCTCCGGTGAGCTCATCGTGATGGTGGTGCTCGGCGGCATCGGGTCCGCCTTCGGGCCGGCGGTGGGCGCCCTGGTCTATCTGGGAGCGGAAGAGGTGCTGAAGTCCATGACGGGCCACTGGATGGCCGTGTTCGGCCTTCTCATATTCGCCATGGCATTGGTAGGCAGGCCCGCAGCCGCCAGACTCGCGGTCGATTGGAGCCGGCGCCCGCGTGCGGTCGGCGCGAACCGCCGTGTTTTGAGCGGCACGACCGGCACCGCCGGCACGGAGCGCAAGTAATGCCGTTGCTCCAGGTCCGGTCCCTGACGAAGCGCTACGGCTCGCTGCTGGTGACCGATGAGGTTGTCCTGGACGTCGAGCCGGGTGAACTTCACGCGCTCATCGGGCCCAACGGCGCCGGCAAGACGACGTTGGTCAATCAGATCTCCGGCGAACTGCCTTCGGATACCGGGACGATCCATTTCGACGGACGGGACGTGACTTCGCAGGCGATCGCGACGCGCGCACAGGTCGGATTGGTGCGTTCCTACCAGATTAGCTCGGTATTCGACGAGTTCACCGTGCTCGAGAATGCGGCCCTCGCTGCCCGGGCTGCGCACGCCGGGGTGTTCGGCTTCTGGCGGCAGCTTCTCGAGGACCGCGGCGCGACGCGGTCCGCACAGCGCAGCATCGCGGCAGTGGGTCTGTCGGGACGCGAGCATGTGACCGCACAAGCGCTGGGCTACGGCGAGCGTCGCCAACTTGAACTGGCGATGGCACTCGCGGCCGAGCCGAAGTTCCTGTTGCTCGACGAGCCGATGGCCGGCATGAGCGTTCAGGAATCGAGCGAAGTCGTCGCGCTGCTTCGCCGGCTCAAGCGTGACTACACCATCTTGCTCGTGGAGCACGACATGGCGGCGGTGTTCGCGCTCGCGGACCGCATCAGTGTGCTGGTCCATGGGCGGATTCTCATGACTGGGACGCCAGCGGAGATTCGCCGAAACGAGCAGGTGCGGGCGACCTACCTGGGTGATGAGGAGCTGCAGCCATCGTGACCTGCTTACTCGAAGTTTCTGGATTGACCGCCGGGTACGGCGCTGCACAGGTCCTGTTCGGCGTGGACTTCCACCTGCGCGAAGGACAGGTGATCACGCTGCTTGGCCGCAACGGCATGGGCCGTTCGACGACGATCAAGTGCCTCTTCGGTCTGGTGCGCGCGCGAAATGGCAGCATCCATTTTTGCGGTGAGCGGCTGCATGCGCTGCCGACCCACCGCATCGGCCGTGCAGGACTGGCATTGGTGCCGGAGGGGCGCCAGATATTTCCCAGCCTCACCGTGGAAGAAAACCTGGTGGCCACGGCAAGACCGAAGCGTGGCGATGCCCGGTCGATGTGGACCCTGGCACGGGTCTACGACTTCTTCCCTCGGTTGAGCGAGCGTCGGCGGAACCTCGGCACGCAGTTGTCCGGCGGCGAACAGCAGATGCTGGCCATCGGGCGGGCATTGATGACCAATCCGCGACTGCTGGTCCTGGACGAAGCGACCGAAGGGCTTGCACCCCTGATCCGCGCCGAGATCTGGTCGGCGCTGCAGGTGCTCAAGGCCGAGGGCCTGTCCATGGTGGTCGTGGACAAGAACTTGAATCCGCTGCTTGGCCTGGCGGACCGCCATTTTGTGCTGGAGAAAGGGCGCGTCGTCTGGTCGGGCGATTCGAACGAACTCCGGTCCGACCCCCGCGTCGTTCACGAGTACCTCGGCGTCTGAGCCGCGTCGGTCGATTCGAACGTTCGTGCTTTCATTTCACGTAGGAGACTCTCATGACTTTCATTCGCAATGACTGGTACGTCGCTGCTTGGCCGAACGAGGTGACCGAGAAGCCGCTGGCGCGGCGTCTGGGGAACCAGCCGGTGGTCCTGTATCGCGATCGCAGCGGGCGCGCCGTAGCCCTGCATGACCGATGCCCGCATCGCGGCGCGCCGCTGTCGTTGGGCGAGGTGACCGACAGCGGCCTGCAATGCAACTATCACGGACTCACGTTTGGCGCCGACGGCACATGCGTGATCATTCCCGGCCAAGACCGGATCTCGGCAAAGAACTGCATCAAATCCTATCCGCTCGTTGAAAAGCAGGGCTTCATCTGGATCTGGCTTGGTGATCCGGCCAAGGCGGACGCCTCGACGATCGTGGACTATCCGTACCACGACGATGCGAAGACATGGCCACGCAAGTGCGGAATGATGCATGTCAAGGGGCACTACATGTTGATGGTCGACAACCTGATGGACCTGACGCACATCGGCTACATGCACAAGAACACCATCGGAAGCGGCCCCGCCGATGAGTATGTGAAGGCGATCATGAAGCCGGAGCGCACGCCGCGCGGAGCGAAGTTCTCGCGCTGGCTCCTGGATCACACGCCTCCGGCGACCTATGTCGCGGCCGGCGGATTCAAGGGCAAGGTGGACCGCTGGCAGGAGTTCGAGCATGTCGCGCCCGGCAACGTGCTGATGTACACAGGTGGCAAGGACGCGGGCACCGGGGCATACGACCGCAACGACCGAGAGGGCGGCATCCAGTTGCGCATCTTCCATGCGCTGACGCCGGAGACGGACACCTCCTGCTTCTACTTTTTCTCGACGATGACCGGCTACAGACAAGAGGATCCCAAGACCTGTGAGCAGTACCACGACGCCATTCTGCGCACCTTCGTCGAGGACGTGGAGTTCATCGAGGGACAGCAGGCGCGCTTGTCCGAGTTCCCGAGTCCGCAGATTGACACGATCCATGACACGGTCCGCGTCTGGGTGCGCCGGCACCATGAGGCCCGCCTGGCCGAGGAGGCGCGCAACATGGAGAACGCCGCGGCGTCCGAGGCATCTTCCCTGGCGCGGGCCTGACATGCGCACGATCAGCATCAATGGGGTGGAAATCGCGTACGACGTCCACGGCACGGGCGGCCCCTGGGTCGTCTTTGGGCATTCTCTGGGTTGCACGCGCGCCATGTGGCAGCGGCAGATCGATTCGCTCGCTCGGAATTGCCGCGTGCTGGCCTACGATCTGCGCGGCCATGGACAGAGCGCCACGGGCGACGCCGCGGCGCAAGGATCGCTCGCGCAACTGGCGTCGGATGTCCGGTCCCTGATGGACCAACTGACGATCGAGCGCGCGCATTTCGTCGGTATCTCGATTGGCGGCATGATCGGGCAGACCCTCGCCATTGAAAGCCCTGCTCGCATCGCGAGCCTGGTAATGGCCAATACGACGGCCTTCATGCCGCCAGCTGCCGTTCAGCTGTGGGCGCAGCGCATCGAGGCGGCGCGAACCCACGGGGTTGCAAGCCTTGCTCGACCGTCGATCGAGCGGTGGTTTCCTGAAGATTTCCGCGTTGCGCATCCGGCATTGATAGAGCAGATGATCCAGGTGTTTTCGACGACCTCGTTCCGAGGCTACGAGTTCTGCTCCCGGGCCATCATGGGGTTGGACACGCGCGAAGGCCTGGCGCGGATCCGGTGTCCAGTCCTCATCATCGGAGGCAGCGAGGATCCGGGTGCTCCTGTTGGGGCGCTTGACCAGATGCAGCAAGCGCTCGCCCAGTCGGAACTTGTCCTGCTGCAAGGAGCGGGACACCTCTCAAACATCGATCGCCCGGAGGAGTTCACCGCGGCACTGTCGAAATTCCTGCTGCGCTGCACCTGACCCGCGCGCGGCGTCGCGGCGCCCCTGCCGCGGCGGTGGGGTGAAGTGTTCCCGAAGGGCCACGCCTCGGGCTGAGGGTCTGTACGCGCACCGACAGCGAAGCGATGCGCGACAACCAGCGCGAGCCGCGCCGGCCCGGCCAGGCCAGGCCAGGCCGGGCCAGGATGCGCGCGGGCCCGACCCCCGCGCTCATGGCGCGCCCCCGCCGTTCAAGGCCCTGTCCGCCGGTGCTTCCCCGCGTCTGCATCGATCGGCTCCCGCGGCTGCAGCAGGGGGCAGGGGCGGCATAAACACAGATAGGGGTTTGCCCCGGTGCAAAAAATGAACAACGGCGTTGACAGGGGTGAGCTCACAGATCTACATTGATCACTTGGCAAATCATTCGCTAGGCGAACTAAATGAAAACGGCGAAGGCACCCACCTCGCCCTCAGTGGATCCCGCGAGCATGTCGACCCCAACCCAAGCCCAACTTCTTCTGCGCGTCGCCAACAAGACGGCGCAAGCGGAGGGCGTCGTGTCGTTTCGCCTAGTCGACGCCCTCGGGCGGGCCTTGCCAGGCTTCGCTGCCGGTGCGCACATCGATGTCCAGTTGGGCCCGGATCTGGTGCGGCAGTACTCGTTGTGCAATCCGTCGCGATCGCCCACGGAGTACGAAATCGCGGTTCTCAGGGAGCCGGCCTCGCGCGGCGGGTCGAAGTACATGCACGAGACATTGGCTGTAGGCATGGAATTCCCGGCAAGTGCACCGAAGAATCATTTCCAGCTTGACGCACATTCGCCGGCCTTCCTGTTCGCCGGCGGCATCGGCATCACGCCGCTGCTGGCCATGGCGCAGCAGCTGGCCGAGGAAGGCCGGCAGTTCGAGTTGCACTACTGTGCCCGCAGTCGTCAGCGTGCGGCATTCAGGGAGCGCTTGGCCGAGGCGGCCTATGCCGGGAGTGTTCACTTCCACTACGACGAGGAAGCGCCCTCGCAGCGGCTCGACATCGCTTCGGTGCTGTCGCGCGGCTCGTCCGCGCATCACCTCTATACCTGCGGGCCCGCCGGCTTCATCCAGCATGTCCTGGATGCGGGCAGAGGTGCCGGCTGGCCGGAGTCCCGCATGCACCGCGAGTTCTTCGCGGCGCCGGCGGCCGATGCCCGGGCGACAGCGGACGGGGCGTTCGAAGTGGAGCTCGCGAGCAGCGGCAAACGCTTCGTCGTGCCTGCGGGCACAACGGTGCTTGCCGTACTAACCGACGCCGGCATCGAGGTTCCGGCCTCGTGCGAGGCCGGTGTGTGCGGCACCTGCGTGACACGGGTGGTCGAGGGGACGCCGGACCACCGCGACGTCTACCTCACCGATGCTGAGCATGCCAAGAACGACTGCTTCACGCCCTGCTGCTCGCGGGCGCTGTCGCAGCGGCTTGTGATCGATCTGTAAGTGAACTGGAGACAACACCTATGAGCAAACCCAAAGTCATCGTCACCGTGGCGCCGACCGGCGGCATGGCGGGCAAGAAGCAGAACCCGAACCTCCCCACGCAGCCCTCTGAAATCGCCGACGACGTCTACCGTTGCTACAACGCCGGCGCCAGCGTCGTCGCTGTGCATGCACGGCGTCCGGACGACCAGGCGACCTGCAATCCTGAGATCTACAGCCGGATCAACCGGCTGATCCGCGACAAGTGCGACATCGTGCTGAACAACTCTACCGGCGGTGGCGTCAGCGGCGACATGCTTCGCAAGCTCGACAACGGACTGTGGGAGCTGGACTGGCAGGAACGCCTCAAGGGGATGGATGGCGAGGGCGTCGAGATGTGCACGCTGGATGCACAGACAGTGTGCGCCAGCTACGGCGGCATGGAGATCCTTGCGCCGACGACGCCCAAGCGCACGCGAGAACTGGCCGAGGGCATGAAGGCGCGAGGCATCAAGCCCGAGTGGGAGGTGTTCAGCCTGTCGGACATCGTGCAGGACGTGGGCCGGGCCATCAGAGAGGGCTTGGACGAACCGCCGTACTTCATCAACATCGTGCTTGGCGTCACTGCCTTCCAGGGTGCGTTGCCGTACACCCCGCGCATCCTCCAGATGTTGGTGGAGCACCTGCCCAAGGACAGCGTGTTCAACGTCAGCGCAATCGGCAACGCGCAATTGCCGGCCACCACGCAATCCCTGCTGCTCGGCGGTCATGTGCGCGCCGGGCTCGAGGACAATCTGTACTACGCACAGGGCGAGCTGGCGACCAATGTGCAGCTGATCGAGCGCACGGTGCGCCTCGTGCGCGAACTCGGCGGCGAGCCCGCAACGCCGGCCGAAGCTCGCGAAATCATGGGCCTGCGGCCGCTGTGACGAACGACATGATCCGTTGCAGTCCCCAGGACGTGCGTCGTGTCGCGGTGATCGGCACGGGGTCGGTTGGTGCGAGCTGGATCGCGCTCTTTCTGGCCCGCGGCATGCAGGTCATTGCACACGATCCTGCGCCGGGGGCCGAGGACTTCACGCGCGACTACGTCACGAACGCCTGGCCAGCGCTCCTCGCACTGGGCATTCCCGAGCCCATCGACACACCGCTGGCAGGCCTGCGCTTTGCCGCATCGGCGGCGCAAGCAGCCCGGGAAGCAGATCTCGTCCAGGAGAACGTACCCGAGAAGCCGGATCTGAAAGCCCGTGTGTTGCAGGAGATCGGTGAGGCGGCAGGTACAGGGACGGTCATCATTTCCAGTACCGGCGGGATTCCTCCCTCGGTGCTGCAGGAGTCATGCCCTCATCCGGAGCGGCTCGTCGTTGTTCACCCGTTCAATCCGTCGCACCTGATCCCGCTGGTGGAAGTGGTGGGCGGCAAATTGACCTCGCCATTGGTGGTCGACTGGGCCATGGCGTTCGCACGCCACCTCGGCAAGCAGCCGATCCGCGTGAACATGGAAGCCAGCGGGCACATGACAAACCGCCTGCAGATGGCACTGGTGCGCGAAGCGGTGGCCTGCCTCGTGGACGGAGTCGCCAGTGCGCGTGATATCGATGCGGCGATTCGCTACGGATTGGGTCCCCGCTGGATGCTGATGGGCCCGCTGCTGACCATGCATCTGGCCGGTGGCCCTGGCGGCATGCAAGGCATTCTCGATCACGCAGGGGCTGCCGTGGAGGAGTGGTGGACACCCCGATCACAGCCCCGGCTGACGCCCGAAGTGAAGGCGCAACTGGTCGCCGCCGCCGACGAGGTCTCAGGGCGGGCGGCCATCGTCGACTGGATTCGATGGCGCGACGAGAACCTCGTGCGCGTCCTCCAACTGCAGGAGGCGGGACGGTTCACCGAACCGAAGCCGGCCTGAACTGTTCTGTGCCCATCTGACAAGAATTTTGGAGACATCATGACTCACAGCTTCAATCGTCGCCAGTTGCTTCAGTTGAGTAGCGCTATCGCACTGTCGGCTGCCGGCCTGGTGCACGCCCAGGGCACGGCGGGCCGGATCGTGGTGGGATTCCCGCCGGGCGGAACGCTCGACGTGCTGGC
This window harbors:
- a CDS encoding ABC transporter ATP-binding protein is translated as MTCLLEVSGLTAGYGAAQVLFGVDFHLREGQVITLLGRNGMGRSTTIKCLFGLVRARNGSIHFCGERLHALPTHRIGRAGLALVPEGRQIFPSLTVEENLVATARPKRGDARSMWTLARVYDFFPRLSERRRNLGTQLSGGEQQMLAIGRALMTNPRLLVLDEATEGLAPLIRAEIWSALQVLKAEGLSMVVVDKNLNPLLGLADRHFVLEKGRVVWSGDSNELRSDPRVVHEYLGV
- a CDS encoding alpha/beta fold hydrolase → MRTISINGVEIAYDVHGTGGPWVVFGHSLGCTRAMWQRQIDSLARNCRVLAYDLRGHGQSATGDAAAQGSLAQLASDVRSLMDQLTIERAHFVGISIGGMIGQTLAIESPARIASLVMANTTAFMPPAAVQLWAQRIEAARTHGVASLARPSIERWFPEDFRVAHPALIEQMIQVFSTTSFRGYEFCSRAIMGLDTREGLARIRCPVLIIGGSEDPGAPVGALDQMQQALAQSELVLLQGAGHLSNIDRPEEFTAALSKFLLRCT
- a CDS encoding Bug family tripartite tricarboxylate transporter substrate binding protein is translated as MRKLLAVSIVLACAVHGPARSQESFPSRPIKWVVGTPAGGGTDIVARLVGTQMQKQMAQPLVVDNKPGAGTTIAADYVAKSTPDGYTILAADPGTIMFSTALYAKLPYDPVRDFAPVGLLARVPLLLAVHPGSGYEDVRQLVADMRATPEKFPVATSGIGGPHHVALEFLKDQAQLKLAHVPYKGGAAALQDVMAGVVPVMIADLTSAIGHIKGGKLKVLATFNAQPLTDLPGVPSLVQLNLTTRVPPSYLSVVAPAKTPPEVIDKLSSELQLALSDRDVQARLRDMGAEPLPTTSAQMKQQWTQDMAIWPALIRSKGITLD
- a CDS encoding ABC transporter ATP-binding protein — protein: MPLLQVRSLTKRYGSLLVTDEVVLDVEPGELHALIGPNGAGKTTLVNQISGELPSDTGTIHFDGRDVTSQAIATRAQVGLVRSYQISSVFDEFTVLENAALAARAAHAGVFGFWRQLLEDRGATRSAQRSIAAVGLSGREHVTAQALGYGERRQLELAMALAAEPKFLLLDEPMAGMSVQESSEVVALLRRLKRDYTILLVEHDMAAVFALADRISVLVHGRILMTGTPAEIRRNEQVRATYLGDEELQPS
- a CDS encoding 3-keto-5-aminohexanoate cleavage protein, with the translated sequence MSKPKVIVTVAPTGGMAGKKQNPNLPTQPSEIADDVYRCYNAGASVVAVHARRPDDQATCNPEIYSRINRLIRDKCDIVLNNSTGGGVSGDMLRKLDNGLWELDWQERLKGMDGEGVEMCTLDAQTVCASYGGMEILAPTTPKRTRELAEGMKARGIKPEWEVFSLSDIVQDVGRAIREGLDEPPYFINIVLGVTAFQGALPYTPRILQMLVEHLPKDSVFNVSAIGNAQLPATTQSLLLGGHVRAGLEDNLYYAQGELATNVQLIERTVRLVRELGGEPATPAEAREIMGLRPL
- a CDS encoding aromatic ring-hydroxylating dioxygenase subunit alpha; the protein is MTFIRNDWYVAAWPNEVTEKPLARRLGNQPVVLYRDRSGRAVALHDRCPHRGAPLSLGEVTDSGLQCNYHGLTFGADGTCVIIPGQDRISAKNCIKSYPLVEKQGFIWIWLGDPAKADASTIVDYPYHDDAKTWPRKCGMMHVKGHYMLMVDNLMDLTHIGYMHKNTIGSGPADEYVKAIMKPERTPRGAKFSRWLLDHTPPATYVAAGGFKGKVDRWQEFEHVAPGNVLMYTGGKDAGTGAYDRNDREGGIQLRIFHALTPETDTSCFYFFSTMTGYRQEDPKTCEQYHDAILRTFVEDVEFIEGQQARLSEFPSPQIDTIHDTVRVWVRRHHEARLAEEARNMENAAASEASSLARA
- a CDS encoding PDR/VanB family oxidoreductase, which encodes MSTPTQAQLLLRVANKTAQAEGVVSFRLVDALGRALPGFAAGAHIDVQLGPDLVRQYSLCNPSRSPTEYEIAVLREPASRGGSKYMHETLAVGMEFPASAPKNHFQLDAHSPAFLFAGGIGITPLLAMAQQLAEEGRQFELHYCARSRQRAAFRERLAEAAYAGSVHFHYDEEAPSQRLDIASVLSRGSSAHHLYTCGPAGFIQHVLDAGRGAGWPESRMHREFFAAPAADARATADGAFEVELASSGKRFVVPAGTTVLAVLTDAGIEVPASCEAGVCGTCVTRVVEGTPDHRDVYLTDAEHAKNDCFTPCCSRALSQRLVIDL
- a CDS encoding MarR family winged helix-turn-helix transcriptional regulator, producing the protein MSYRLPVTRTSTRPAPVRTKDANPASATGAARGRDGVPPATRSAKRGDLLSGSLAYAIKRAQVRCDEALVLHLGGNLSPARFAALCAIGANPGISQAALGGLLGIKGPGTVKVVDELERMGLVSRNATEDRRAYALHLTDRGNADLDLYQAASQSFEKKIAACLSARERTLLLSLLAKVADDQDPPR
- a CDS encoding ABC transporter substrate-binding protein: MKKIHSVLVAAACGLWIGAAHADIKVGFTAPLSGPAGAIGQDQYDGFMLAIERLQGRLGGQSAAVLKEDDQLKPEVGLQAARKLIEKEKVDVLVGLGYTNVFMAMAPLVTQSGVVAIGTNAGPQAVAGAGCKANIFAMTGQNDGPSEAMGMYAQQKRYDRTFLLAPNYQAGKEMLAGFKRHYKGSVADEVYPPLNQSDFSAEIAQIQAARPDALFIFLPGGMGINFIKQMKQAGLLGRVPVMSVFTVDGTTLPALKQQAEGVLAGAMWDAASDGKEAAEFKQAFAARYKRIPSLYAAVGYDAGNLLNVAIARLNGNVSDKVAFAAAVKAAGSEFRSVRGAFRFNTNNMPVQDYHVYQVVKAGTDVTMAQVATPVKAHPDSYHAQCSLK
- a CDS encoding branched-chain amino acid ABC transporter permease, producing MTGRGTLPLRAGALVALAAIPLAAMAMGESFYLAFGARVLIYAIAAVGLNIALGFGGMVSLGHALFLGLGMYSVALPAHFGIDSGWIHLALTVASCALAGTLTGWISLRTAGIAFIMITLAFAQMGFFVLVSLKQFGGDDGLAVAAPSNFGRFGLDSPLAVYIAAFAMLLGLLIWTDRLRQSSFGMALRACRQSGRRAASLGIMPRRCLLAAYVLSAVICGIAGLLLANLNAYVSPSTMSWFVSGELIVMVVLGGIGSAFGPAVGALVYLGAEEVLKSMTGHWMAVFGLLIFAMALVGRPAAARLAVDWSRRPRAVGANRRVLSGTTGTAGTERK
- a CDS encoding branched-chain amino acid ABC transporter permease, translated to MSLTLFIAQLLNGLQFGVLLFLLAAGLTLVFGIMSFINLAHGSLYMVGAYAAAVAGAKTGSFAVAVAAALIAGVAVGALLERLAASRLYRRDHLDHVLATFGLVMFFNELARMIWGPQPIFISLPESLSGTVALLGFSYPSYRFLIIATGLAVAMASQWLIRRTRWGMLIRAGSSNPDMVSTLGVNIGLLNAGLFTLGAALAALAGAMAAPILSVQSGMGDGVLITTLVVIVIGGIGSVAGAFCASLLVGVVDTMGRSYLTLLLREVADRDVANAAGPALASMLVYLLMAIVLAWRPQGLFPATGRPS